Genomic window (Pirellulaceae bacterium):
CACCACAATGCGAAGCCGGAAAGTGGTGGCGACCGGATGCCGTTTGCCATTTGCTCGACAAAGTGATTCAGACCAAGGTGATCGATCTCAAGCGGATCTACCTCACTGGCCTCAGCATGGGCGGATACGGAACCTGGTCTACCGTTGCCCATTCTGCCGATCGTTTCGCCGCTGCGGCTCCAATTTGCGGTGGAGGCGATCCGGCCCAGGTTAATCAACACCGCCAGGTCCCCACCTGGGCATTTCATGGTGCAAAAGACCCCACCGTACCCCTGGCCAATACCGAACGAATGGTTGCTGCCCTCAAGGCTGTCGATGGATTGATTGAATTCACGGTCTACCCAGAGCTGGCCCACGATGCCTGGACACAAACCTACGAAAACCTCGCGTTGTATGAGTGGATGCTCAAGCAATCGAAATAGCCTGATCGACTGCACTTCGATCGCTAATCACAACCAATTTCGCAGCCGTTTTGCAGCAGCTCATCAACCTGACAATAAGAAATTTCGTCGGCAATTTCGTAACAGGTCGCATCAGGGTTGCCGAGCGCCGAATTCCGTTTTTGGCTGCAGGATCTCACTCAACCAATCTGTTTTCTCCAAACGGGACAACGATGGATACCGTGGTCCTCCCTGGTAAGGTAACCGCTTAGCATGAAAGGTGTCATTATCATCAAGCAACAAGAGTCTAATTTCTCCGCTCGTCGTTGAATCGTGCAATGCGTCACGAAATCGATCCGTCGTAAACTTCTTCTCATTGATTCCAACGATTTCCATCTCTTCGGAAATACCAACCTGATCGGCCAAACTCGCCGGCACGACTGATGAAATTTGATTCTCCTTGTCAACGGTGATACCGATCGAGTATTCGGCGGAGATGTAATCGCGTTGTTTTTCACGCAGCTTCAGCGCTTCGGTCGGTTCGGATTCAAACGTGAGCTCATAGCCAACCTCAGCCAGCACATCGAGAGGCAATTGCTCCTGAGGAATTAAGATTCGTCGTTGGATCAAACCCTGCCAGTCGTAGGGTGCAAGTTTCTCTAATTCGGCAACCACCTCATCAACAGTGAACGGTTTGATCGGTTGCCGGGCGTTCGCCGGAACGGTAAAAAAGGCACGACAAAAATCATCCAGTGATTTCCCACCCGACGTCAGGCGGCGTAGTGTGGCATCGACTTCCAGCCAAAACAATGCTCCCTCGTCGTAGTAGTCTTGGTTTCTACGCAGATCGCTCCAACGTCTCGAACCCCCTCGCAAGGTGTAAGCGGCAATCGCCGTATCTTGGAGCGAGCGCCAGTCACGCCCCGCTCGATTCTTCAAGTATCCGACTCGCGCCGCCAATTGATCTTTTTCCTGATCGGCCGATATCAAGCCTGAGCGAGTAGTGAGAATCTGACCGAGATATTGAGTTAAGCCCTCATAAATCCATAACAACTCAGTCTGTTTGCCATCATGAAAGTTGTCACGATACATACCTGCCGGCCGACGATATTTTCCACACCAAGCATGCACCAGTTCGTGTGGAAGCAGTCCGGAAGACCACCCTTTCAACTCATCTTCCTTCACCAATGACTGTTCATCAATGGAATTCAAGGAACTCGACAGATGCTCTAAACCCAGCCCAGGAATATCATCGCTACAAATGACAAGAAAATCGTACCGATCAAATGGAGCGCCCCCAAAGAGATGTGCTGCCTCAGCAACAAGCCGTTCATATTTCCTGACCTGTTCGTCATCAAATTGCAGCGCGGCTGGATTTTCGGAGACAAAGTGAAAACCGACCGGCGGAAAATCAGAGGACTCAACTTCTAACTGGCGATAGTTCTTACCCGCAATCAGAGGCGAATCCACCACGCGTTCCAGCGATTCGGCCTTGAAATGATGCCATTCACCGTCCACACGATCCTCTCGCAGGGAAGTCGCGTAGCCCCAATCCGCCGGAAGGTTGATCGCGACTTTCACCGGCAGCTTGCGTGCTGAAGCGTTCTCTGGGTAGATCAAGCAGGTGTTGAAGTTGATCACATAAATACTATTGTTCCCGTAGCTATCCACTCCGCGAGAAACACGAGTCGGTTGGCTCGCAATGTAGGTCAACTCAGCTCGAATCGTCTTCACGCCAGCCGGCACATCGACAAAAAACCGATAAAGGTCGTCCGGATCACGTTGCCAATTCAGACGACCCGCGGAAGATAAAATCTTTAATCCGCCAATATTACGAATCTGTTCTCCCGGTCCGTGGATACCGGGGATCCACTTGGGGTACCAAAATGCCTGACGTCCTTCTTTGACAGGAATTTCTACCTCACTAACGAGCAGATGGCGATTAAGATTTGATGTGTCGACGGTGACAGCAATTGATTCCGTCGCGTCAACAACTTGTTGGCTGCCGAGCACCCAAGCGCCCACGACGACGGATCGCAGGATCCAATCCAACAGGCACTTTTTTCGATCCAAGGTTTGTTTTCCCATCGACTTGTTTCTCCCTTGAGCAAAGCGGCAAATCAAAGATTCGACTGACCCGAGATTATACGCGCTGCAAACAGTTCGCTGGCAACTCGATTCCCAAATCAGTCCGACTTCAGTCGAATGTCCACCATGAGATCACTCGCAATTTCTTCCAATTCTTGCTGGAGCTGTAACACGGTCAAGTCGGTGGGAAGTCGCAATTGGGCCGTAGCGCGGAAAAGCTTTTCTCCCGACATGGGAGCGCTGACACATTCCGTCTGAAACTCTTCCACATTGACATTTCGACCTGCTAAAACACGACTCACTTCGCGTACAATCCCTGGCTGGTCGCTTCCGACGACCTCCAGTTGCAGTGGCGCAAATGAATCGTGCGTTTCCTGAGCCGCTTCCGCTTGCACGATGACGGTCAATCCCTGCTGATCCAGTGAACGTAACGCCTCAATCAACGCGTCCACTTTTCCGGGGTTCACCTCGACATGAACAATCCCTGCGAATTGCCCTGCCAAATGAGCCATTCGACTTTCCAGCCAATTCGCACCATGTTCGTTGACAATTTCTGCAACGGATTCAACAACTCCAGGTCGATCTTCACCAAGAATTGTCATCACCAAAGACGTCATTTGAGAACTCCACTCGACATTGAGTTGAAACGCTTGAAAACCGTACCCTTGGCGACCCCAGTTTAGTTACCACGGATTTACCTCACTGTGAGGAGCGTTCGGACGAATCGCCTGGAACTTTTTAATCGAGGTAAGTGTATCCCCGCAACCCAGACTCATAGAAACGCAAGAACGAGCCAGCATCTTGGTCATCAATTCGATCGCGACGAACCGCTGTTTCGATCGATCGCTGAAACTTCTCGGTTAGCTCATCGCAATTGAATTGTACATAATGAAGGACCTCGCTCACGCTATCACCTTTGACAACAGACTCAATCGTGACCTCATTCTGCTCGTTGAGCCCCACATGCACCGCGTTCGTATCGCCAAACAGATTGTGCAGATCCCCCAGAATTTCCTGATATGCCCCGACCAAAAAGACACCGAGTTGATACGGTTCGTGGTTGAACGTGTGGAGGGGCAGGGTTCTGACAGAACCTTGACGGTCAACAAAGTCCTCGATTTTTCCGTCAGAATCACAAGTAATGTCGCCCAGAACGCCACGATGGGTCGGTTCCTCTTCCAACCGATGGATTGGCATCACAGGAAACAGTTGCTTGATGGCCCAGCTGTCAGGTAATGATTGAAAGACCGAAAAGTTGCAGTAATAGGTTTCTGACAACAGGAGATCCAACTTTCTCAGTTCCTCCGGTATGTGTTCCAACTGCAGTGATTCGCGCTGGATGCGATTGCAGATCGAGCCAAACAACCGCTCGGCAAGGCTGCGTTGGGCAAGTGGTAAATAACCACTGGCGAAGGCCTGGATCGCCATGTCCATCGCCTGCTGTGCATCGTGGTAACTTTCCAACAAGTTATCTGCTGACAAGTGGGTGTGAGTCACATGCAAGTCACGTAAAGGCTGCTCTACATTCGCCGGCAAATCGATCATCGATTCATTCCGATCTTGCTGCGAAACTCCCAAGACTTCGAAGATAAGCACACTGTGATAGGCAGCAATGGCCCGACCGCTCTCGGTCAAAATCACCGGATGAGGAACCTTGGTCTCATCACACACGGTTTGCACGTGGTAGATGACATCATTCGCGTATTCCTGCAACGAGTAGTCAACGCTTGAATCGCGACTCGACTGCGAGCCGTCGTAATCAACACCAAGGCCGCCACCCACATCCAAATATTTGAGACCTGCACCTCGACAAACAAGATCTGAATAAATCCGAGCGGCTTCGATAACTGCGGCTTTGATATGTCGAATATTCGTAACCTGACTTCCTAGGTGAAAATGGACAAGCTGTAAACAACCGGCCATCTTCAAAATCTCCAACTGCTCCAAGGAATCAAGCGTTTCCGTGACGGTCAGTCCAAATTTTGATTGATATCCAGCCGATGATTGCCAACGTCCGGCACCGCGAGCCGCTAACTTGACACGAATCCCAATCTGCGGCCGAACGCTCATCCGCCGCGAGATCTCCAAAATCAAATCTAATTCCGTCCGCTTTTCCACAACCAGCAATACAGTTCGGCCAATCTTCTGTGCCATCAATGCGGTTTCAATGAATCGCCTATCTTTGAATCCATTACAAATGATGGGCCGGTCATCATCGACTAAGGCAATCGATGCCAGCAATTCCGGCTTGCTCCCAGCTTCTATACCAATTTGACTTGGCTGACTGTGCTTCAGAACCCGTTC
Coding sequences:
- a CDS encoding prolyl oligopeptidase family serine peptidase codes for the protein MPQQRSVEFVTSHGIRMDHLLYQPDEYQPEQDWPLMIFLHGAGERGNNLEMVKSHGPPKLIEQGKTFPFLVVSPQCEAGKWWRPDAVCHLLDKVIQTKVIDLKRIYLTGLSMGGYGTWSTVAHSADRFAAAAPICGGGDPAQVNQHRQVPTWAFHGAKDPTVPLANTERMVAALKAVDGLIEFTVYPELAHDAWTQTYENLALYEWMLKQSK
- a CDS encoding ACT domain-containing protein, with translation MTSLVMTILGEDRPGVVESVAEIVNEHGANWLESRMAHLAGQFAGIVHVEVNPGKVDALIEALRSLDQQGLTVIVQAEAAQETHDSFAPLQLEVVGSDQPGIVREVSRVLAGRNVNVEEFQTECVSAPMSGEKLFRATAQLRLPTDLTVLQLQQELEEIASDLMVDIRLKSD
- the speA gene encoding biosynthetic arginine decarboxylase, which codes for MLKHDVEGYAPTQADELYGVGRWSNGYFSINAEGHVVVHPDRNEDRSIDLKTLVDQLSRRGVDLPLLIRFDDVLTDRLRQIQQSFQTAIDDHDYQSKYQCIYPIKVNQQRQVVERVLKHSQPSQIGIEAGSKPELLASIALVDDDRPIICNGFKDRRFIETALMAQKIGRTVLLVVEKRTELDLILEISRRMSVRPQIGIRVKLAARGAGRWQSSAGYQSKFGLTVTETLDSLEQLEILKMAGCLQLVHFHLGSQVTNIRHIKAAVIEAARIYSDLVCRGAGLKYLDVGGGLGVDYDGSQSSRDSSVDYSLQEYANDVIYHVQTVCDETKVPHPVILTESGRAIAAYHSVLIFEVLGVSQQDRNESMIDLPANVEQPLRDLHVTHTHLSADNLLESYHDAQQAMDMAIQAFASGYLPLAQRSLAERLFGSICNRIQRESLQLEHIPEELRKLDLLLSETYYCNFSVFQSLPDSWAIKQLFPVMPIHRLEEEPTHRGVLGDITCDSDGKIEDFVDRQGSVRTLPLHTFNHEPYQLGVFLVGAYQEILGDLHNLFGDTNAVHVGLNEQNEVTIESVVKGDSVSEVLHYVQFNCDELTEKFQRSIETAVRRDRIDDQDAGSFLRFYESGLRGYTYLD